A portion of the Candidatus Paceibacterota bacterium genome contains these proteins:
- the rimO gene encoding 30S ribosomal protein S12 methylthiotransferase RimO: MSRTVAVVTLGCARNEVDSEELAGRLAADGWTLVDDVKSAEVALVNTCGFIESAKKDSIDALLEANSLKGHGLTRTVVAVGCMAERYGEELARALPEADAILGFDDYRDISARLQSIVAGEKHVPHIPRDRRSLLPITPVERIGVKEAASVGAGGSPLRKRLGAAPWAPLKIAAGCDRRCSFCAIPYFRGSFVSRRPTEIIDEAHWLANEGVSELFLVSENTTSYGKDLGDLRLMEKILPEMSQIDAIKRIRLSYLQPAEMRPTLLQAMVSTPKVVPYFDLSFQHASGGVLRRMRRFGDSEKFLHLIAQIRALAPEAGIRSNFIVGFPGETEEDYQELVSFISRARLDAVGIFGYSDEDNTEALDLAEKIDGDMIHDRVENLSTLADNLVSERASERIGEEVLVLIEDAELQEGRAAHQGPEVDGTTSFIGTSFAIGEYISGRVVDSVGADLIAVPE, from the coding sequence ATGAGTCGAACCGTCGCAGTAGTTACTTTGGGTTGCGCCCGAAACGAGGTTGACTCCGAGGAGTTGGCAGGCCGACTGGCAGCAGATGGTTGGACTCTGGTTGATGATGTCAAATCCGCGGAAGTCGCGCTTGTAAATACCTGTGGGTTCATTGAATCCGCTAAGAAAGATTCTATTGATGCACTCTTAGAGGCGAATTCACTCAAGGGCCACGGTCTAACGCGAACTGTAGTGGCTGTCGGTTGCATGGCAGAACGCTACGGTGAAGAACTAGCACGTGCGCTCCCGGAAGCCGATGCCATATTGGGATTCGATGATTACCGCGACATTAGTGCCAGGCTCCAGTCAATAGTTGCAGGCGAGAAGCATGTGCCACACATTCCCAGAGACCGCCGATCGCTTCTTCCCATCACTCCTGTCGAGCGAATTGGAGTCAAGGAAGCCGCCTCGGTGGGTGCCGGCGGATCTCCGCTGCGTAAGCGTCTTGGCGCGGCACCCTGGGCACCACTCAAGATCGCCGCAGGGTGCGATAGACGCTGTTCCTTCTGCGCCATTCCTTATTTCCGCGGTTCTTTTGTATCGCGTCGGCCTACCGAGATCATTGATGAGGCTCACTGGTTGGCCAATGAAGGTGTGAGCGAACTATTTTTGGTGAGCGAGAACACCACCTCATATGGAAAGGATTTAGGCGACCTTCGTTTGATGGAGAAGATTCTCCCCGAAATGTCGCAGATTGATGCCATTAAGCGCATCCGTCTGTCTTACCTTCAACCTGCTGAGATGCGGCCAACTTTGTTACAGGCGATGGTTTCAACGCCCAAGGTTGTGCCTTATTTTGACCTTTCTTTTCAACATGCCAGTGGTGGGGTCCTGCGGCGCATGCGTCGATTTGGGGATAGCGAGAAATTTCTACACCTCATTGCACAAATTCGTGCCCTTGCTCCGGAAGCCGGAATTCGCTCCAACTTCATTGTCGGTTTTCCGGGCGAGACCGAGGAGGATTACCAAGAATTGGTCAGTTTTATCTCACGAGCAAGACTCGATGCAGTCGGAATCTTTGGGTACTCGGATGAGGACAATACCGAAGCGCTAGATCTTGCGGAGAAGATTGATGGCGACATGATTCATGATCGCGTTGAGAATCTTTCCACGCTTGCCGATAATTTAGTGAGCGAACGAGCAAGTGAAAGAATCGGTGAAGAGGTACTGGTTTTGATCGAAGATGCCGAGTTACAGGAGGGTCGCGCAGCACATCAAGGACCGGAGGTCGATGGAACCACTTCCTTTATCGGTACAAGTTTCGCAATCGGTGAATATATCTCCGGACGGGTAGTTGATTCCGTAGGTGCTGATTTGATTGCTGTGCCGGAATGA
- the pgsA gene encoding CDP-diacylglycerol--glycerol-3-phosphate 3-phosphatidyltransferase — protein MIRRSEMNLPNSITITRILMLPLCAYTLFKNGGDDTTWRIISFLLFFFVGMTDLLDGQLARSRNTVTEFGKLLDPIADKALIGTALVGLSILEILPWWVTIVILAREIGITIFRFAVIKRGVIPANRGGKVKTTVQNLAAGFYILPLGPSLYWFRETFMGLALILTLVTGIWYVVESRRK, from the coding sequence ATGATCCGCCGCTCGGAGATGAACCTTCCAAACTCAATCACGATTACGCGCATCTTGATGTTGCCCTTATGCGCTTATACATTATTTAAAAACGGTGGAGATGACACGACCTGGCGAATAATTTCTTTCCTTCTCTTTTTTTTCGTGGGCATGACAGATCTTCTGGACGGCCAGTTGGCTAGAAGCAGAAATACTGTGACAGAGTTTGGAAAATTGCTTGACCCCATTGCTGATAAGGCACTCATTGGAACAGCCTTGGTGGGACTTTCCATTCTTGAAATCCTTCCTTGGTGGGTCACTATTGTGATTTTGGCCCGAGAAATTGGAATTACGATTTTCCGCTTCGCAGTGATTAAGAGGGGGGTCATACCTGCCAACCGAGGGGGAAAGGTAAAGACTACGGTTCAGAATCTCGCTGCTGGTTTTTACATTCTGCCTCTTGGGCCATCTCTCTATTGGTTTCGGGAGACTTTTATGGGATTGGCACTCATTCTGACTCTGGTCACGGGGATTTGGTACGTCGTTGAATCCCGGAGAAAATAG
- a CDS encoding CinA family protein: protein MTTFQSARAVVELLKAKKQSVAVAESLTGGGVGAALTAVGGASDVFLGGVIAYSPAVKESLLRIKKETIATFGVVSEEVAVAMADGIRELLGSTWGISTTGVAGPGDADGVAAGTVWIAISGPINQTTQLEVEGEREVVRNASVSSAISTFERILGTLKQ, encoded by the coding sequence ATGACGACCTTCCAAAGTGCGAGAGCAGTTGTTGAACTCCTGAAGGCGAAGAAGCAGTCCGTTGCGGTCGCCGAGTCACTCACCGGTGGTGGAGTCGGAGCCGCCCTCACTGCTGTTGGTGGAGCTTCTGATGTTTTTCTCGGTGGCGTCATTGCCTATAGTCCAGCCGTGAAAGAATCACTTCTCAGGATCAAAAAGGAAACGATTGCTACCTTCGGAGTTGTGAGCGAAGAGGTCGCTGTGGCTATGGCAGATGGAATTCGAGAACTGCTCGGAAGCACATGGGGGATATCAACTACAGGAGTGGCGGGTCCAGGAGATGCCGACGGTGTCGCTGCTGGCACGGTATGGATTGCCATTAGTGGTCCCATTAATCAGACCACTCAACTCGAAGTGGAAGGTGAGCGTGAAGTGGTGCGAAACGCGAGTGTATCCAGCGCGATATCGACTTTTGAGCGTATCCTAGGGACCCTGAAGCAATAA
- a CDS encoding helix-turn-helix transcriptional regulator — translation MELLRTHIGTSLRAARTSQNRTLRDVARQARVSLGYLSEVERGQKEASSELLNAICQALGLSLASVITDVAHEIRTTESVKLVVVDAA, via the coding sequence ATGGAACTACTACGCACACACATCGGAACATCCTTGCGTGCTGCTCGCACTTCTCAGAATCGAACGTTGCGAGATGTCGCACGTCAGGCACGTGTATCTCTTGGGTATCTCTCGGAAGTCGAGCGGGGTCAGAAGGAAGCTTCATCTGAACTGCTCAACGCAATCTGCCAGGCACTGGGTCTTTCGCTCGCTTCTGTGATTACAGATGTAGCGCACGAAATAAGGACCACTGAGAGCGTTAAGCTCGTGGTTGTTGACGCTGCATAA
- a CDS encoding helix-turn-helix domain-containing protein: MTISENPSLLTDEPYQRQMTSYRRTRSAILEGAKSLIASRGLHRASMVEIADTAEVSRATLYNHFRDKTSVMRAVLESEVERLLQIIDIDLSQGKALAQISVEISADPAFATMRKTDSGVLALLLTQVEDPLWEQIRAGLLQFLGDEIQAEVAQRWLVAQVLQPLTETQSVEQARRITSL; this comes from the coding sequence GTGACCATCTCGGAGAATCCCTCACTTCTTACAGACGAGCCATACCAGCGACAGATGACGTCCTATCGACGTACTCGAAGCGCAATTCTTGAGGGTGCTAAATCGCTCATTGCTTCACGTGGATTGCACCGTGCGAGCATGGTCGAAATTGCAGACACTGCAGAGGTGTCTCGCGCAACGTTGTACAACCATTTTCGAGACAAAACCAGTGTGATGCGGGCCGTTCTCGAAAGTGAAGTTGAGCGCCTCCTTCAAATTATTGATATTGATCTTTCTCAGGGGAAGGCGCTTGCTCAGATATCAGTCGAAATCTCGGCTGACCCAGCTTTCGCGACTATGCGAAAGACAGACAGTGGTGTTCTTGCGCTGTTGCTTACCCAAGTCGAAGACCCTCTTTGGGAACAGATTCGTGCCGGATTGCTTCAGTTCCTGGGAGATGAAATTCAGGCGGAAGTAGCACAGCGATGGTTGGTTGCGCAGGTGCTGCAGCCACTTACCGAAACTCAGAGTGTCGAACAGGCTCGGAGAATCACCAGTTTGTAA
- a CDS encoding Hsp20/alpha crystallin family protein has product MATKELTIHKPSSVRTFLDFPRLEFPRMMDWFDDFLPISQMKCNGEAHLIRIEESVNENEIVVRAEMPGVDPDKDIEISFDDGLLTIMGEKRVEKKEADRSEFHYGSFSRSITLPHGVKEGDVHATYKDGILEVKVLVPKAVTKSKKVSISRA; this is encoded by the coding sequence ATGGCTACAAAAGAGTTAACTATTCACAAACCATCATCCGTTCGAACTTTTTTGGATTTTCCAAGGCTGGAATTCCCACGAATGATGGATTGGTTTGATGATTTTCTCCCAATATCCCAAATGAAATGCAATGGGGAAGCGCATCTCATTCGAATCGAAGAGAGCGTCAACGAGAACGAGATCGTCGTGAGGGCTGAAATGCCAGGTGTTGATCCCGATAAAGATATTGAGATCAGTTTTGACGATGGTCTACTTACGATCATGGGTGAGAAGCGAGTAGAGAAGAAAGAAGCGGATCGATCAGAATTCCACTATGGAAGCTTCTCACGCTCGATCACGCTGCCTCACGGCGTTAAGGAAGGGGATGTTCACGCCACGTATAAGGATGGGATCCTCGAGGTGAAAGTGCTTGTTCCCAAGGCCGTTACGAAATCTAAGAAAGTATCAATTTCACGCGCCTAG
- a CDS encoding TIM-barrel domain-containing protein has product MLVHSPLGLGHPYRHEPDQRVPVRPKSGDVWSVRARTDESTKKVMLYLADENEVQAFELTCVGPAHSRDYGPYGKTAKFTGTNTHLADAAARSGEYPDELAWEVVLPVLKEFQEVSYWLESDTGERTETFSFCALVWCSDDGFLKQSGQFPSGISIMDPEVLKDSQQRVYGVRAGLPLALEDHVVGFGERFHSVDQRGELVDAVVYEEYKGQGHRTYLPAPFGMVIGSNYGFYLNTGNPSRFDVGVTDKDRIAFEIDMDPSQNNCEIKAYAGTPSSILNQYMLEFPLPKNPPEWIYKLWGSSNEWNTQKRVEAELAKSADAKIDLGVVVIEAWADETTFMVFRDAQYKPTDGSRGLRAIEIEYPHDGAWPDPKKMIDDIHAQGAKVILWQNPVIKDMRGEPDAQEEAIWKYAINNDLVVKDGEGDPYRVRGFWLRYGLLPDLTNKRVRAWWADLHKYLVTDMGVDGFKTDGGEHAWGTDLRYLDGRSGLEKNNLLPVAYAQTFHELFADAKKEGVTFSRAGFAGSSSYPTFWAGDEDSTWNAYRASIRAGISASASGIFFWGWDIGGFSGELPSAELYLRGAAMATFCPIMQFHSEYNHHRMPSNDRSPWNIAEQTGKPEVLTIFRDFAAVRKRLLPYLSVEGEIAIKTGRPLMAGLFFDYTQDDSIWAAPYQYMLGRYLLVAPVIEEAATSIRVYLPEGEWVDFWDRKKWTGKQWIDIATPIDRIPVFIRADAPEQVHAL; this is encoded by the coding sequence GTGTTAGTCCACTCTCCGTTGGGCCTTGGTCATCCGTACCGGCATGAACCGGATCAAAGAGTTCCGGTACGTCCGAAATCGGGAGATGTATGGTCAGTTCGCGCTCGAACCGATGAGTCAACAAAGAAAGTTATGTTGTATCTTGCAGATGAAAATGAAGTGCAGGCTTTTGAACTCACCTGCGTGGGCCCGGCTCATTCACGTGATTATGGTCCTTATGGAAAGACCGCAAAATTCACGGGGACGAATACGCACCTGGCAGATGCGGCTGCACGCTCGGGTGAATACCCAGATGAACTCGCTTGGGAAGTTGTTTTGCCAGTACTCAAAGAGTTCCAAGAGGTCTCCTACTGGCTCGAGAGTGACACAGGTGAGAGAACGGAGACTTTCTCATTCTGTGCACTTGTGTGGTGCTCTGACGACGGATTCTTAAAACAGAGCGGACAATTCCCGTCCGGAATTTCAATTATGGATCCTGAAGTTCTGAAGGACTCTCAGCAACGGGTTTATGGTGTGAGAGCTGGGCTCCCCCTCGCACTCGAAGATCATGTTGTCGGCTTCGGAGAAAGGTTTCACTCCGTTGATCAACGCGGCGAACTAGTCGATGCGGTCGTCTACGAGGAATATAAAGGACAAGGCCATCGGACTTATCTACCTGCGCCGTTTGGAATGGTGATTGGCAGTAATTATGGTTTCTATCTCAATACCGGTAATCCCAGCCGCTTCGATGTGGGAGTGACCGATAAGGACCGGATTGCCTTTGAGATAGATATGGACCCTTCGCAAAACAACTGTGAAATCAAGGCATACGCGGGAACTCCTTCATCCATCTTGAATCAGTACATGTTGGAGTTCCCTCTGCCAAAGAATCCCCCGGAATGGATATACAAACTTTGGGGCAGTAGTAACGAGTGGAACACTCAGAAACGAGTTGAAGCAGAACTCGCCAAAAGCGCAGATGCGAAAATCGACCTGGGCGTTGTGGTGATCGAAGCATGGGCCGACGAGACCACTTTTATGGTATTCAGAGACGCCCAGTACAAGCCAACCGATGGATCACGCGGGTTACGTGCAATCGAGATTGAGTACCCCCACGACGGCGCTTGGCCCGATCCTAAGAAAATGATAGATGACATTCATGCGCAAGGAGCAAAAGTAATCCTCTGGCAGAATCCAGTAATCAAGGATATGCGTGGCGAACCTGATGCGCAGGAAGAAGCGATTTGGAAGTACGCGATCAATAATGACTTGGTTGTGAAAGATGGAGAAGGTGACCCCTACCGCGTTCGCGGTTTCTGGCTTCGATATGGCCTACTTCCAGATCTAACCAACAAGCGTGTCCGTGCGTGGTGGGCTGATCTGCACAAGTATCTCGTCACCGACATGGGAGTAGATGGCTTTAAAACCGATGGTGGTGAACATGCGTGGGGAACTGATTTGCGTTACTTAGATGGGCGCTCCGGCCTTGAGAAAAACAATCTACTACCGGTTGCGTATGCGCAGACTTTTCATGAACTTTTTGCCGATGCGAAGAAAGAGGGTGTGACATTCTCGCGGGCAGGCTTTGCGGGAAGTAGTTCATACCCGACCTTCTGGGCAGGTGATGAAGATTCAACCTGGAATGCCTACCGCGCTTCTATACGGGCCGGAATATCAGCATCGGCAAGTGGAATTTTCTTCTGGGGTTGGGATATCGGCGGGTTTAGCGGAGAACTTCCCAGTGCTGAGCTCTACCTGCGCGGCGCGGCGATGGCGACTTTCTGTCCCATCATGCAATTCCATTCTGAATACAACCATCATCGCATGCCATCAAATGATCGCTCTCCCTGGAATATCGCCGAGCAGACCGGTAAGCCAGAAGTTCTCACTATATTCCGCGACTTTGCGGCGGTGAGAAAGCGGCTTCTCCCCTACTTATCAGTGGAAGGCGAGATCGCGATCAAAACCGGCCGACCACTGATGGCTGGACTCTTCTTTGATTACACCCAAGACGATTCCATCTGGGCAGCGCCGTATCAGTACATGCTCGGTCGATATCTGCTGGTTGCTCCAGTAATTGAGGAAGCTGCGACAAGCATTCGTGTCTACTTACCCGAGGGCGAATGGGTTGATTTTTGGGACCGTAAAAAGTGGACTGGAAAACAGTGGATCGACATAGCAACACCTATCGATCGCATCCCTGTTTTCATTAGGGCAGATGCACCCGAGCAGGTGCACGCACTTTAA
- a CDS encoding glycoside hydrolase family 15 protein: MVERIIIETHSKLRDASIRIIKANQADSGAYIASPNFRVYNYSWFRDGAFIAEAMSVSGESESALNFHKWATRVIIDREEKVASLIRRKRQGKEIAAEEHLHCRYQIDGKESEEYWTNLQLDGFGTWIWSLDKFRSRGNALPIATYRAVETLVGYLSSFWEIESYDWWEESFGHQHVANLGSIAAGLKACSTWEELSTESRNVAGNCANAILDLIYEKGLVEGRLAKWIGGQGLDASLLSLIAPFGLIEGSSSIVQSTIKAASEELGTFGTYRHKEDGYFGGGRWPLLSCFLGLSLIEAGDTAKAAEILDWVETLTNDDLELPEQLESPLLFPEMRAEWIASWGEPAIPLLWSHAMYLSLYSALNTSLGKE, encoded by the coding sequence ATGGTAGAGAGAATTATAATTGAAACGCACTCCAAGTTAAGAGACGCAAGTATTCGTATTATCAAGGCGAATCAAGCTGACTCTGGTGCATACATCGCTTCCCCAAATTTTCGGGTTTACAACTACAGCTGGTTCCGTGACGGCGCCTTCATTGCCGAGGCAATGAGTGTGTCTGGAGAGTCAGAAAGCGCCCTTAACTTCCACAAGTGGGCTACTCGCGTGATCATCGACCGCGAGGAGAAGGTGGCTTCACTTATTCGAAGGAAACGGCAGGGCAAAGAAATTGCGGCAGAGGAGCATCTCCATTGTCGTTATCAAATAGACGGGAAAGAGTCGGAAGAATATTGGACGAATCTGCAACTTGATGGATTTGGAACCTGGATATGGTCCCTTGACAAATTTCGTTCACGCGGAAATGCCCTTCCTATTGCAACATATCGCGCCGTTGAAACACTGGTCGGTTACCTTTCGTCCTTTTGGGAGATTGAGTCCTATGACTGGTGGGAAGAAAGCTTCGGTCACCAACACGTTGCTAATCTTGGAAGTATCGCCGCGGGACTGAAGGCATGTAGCACTTGGGAGGAATTGTCGACAGAATCCAGAAATGTCGCCGGCAACTGCGCCAATGCAATCCTGGACCTAATATATGAAAAGGGATTAGTAGAAGGACGCCTGGCAAAGTGGATCGGTGGTCAAGGTCTAGATGCGAGCCTCCTCTCACTCATCGCGCCTTTCGGACTTATTGAAGGAAGTAGTTCGATCGTTCAATCAACTATTAAGGCAGCTTCAGAAGAGCTGGGAACTTTCGGAACGTATCGCCACAAGGAAGATGGATATTTTGGTGGAGGTCGCTGGCCGCTACTTTCATGTTTCCTGGGCTTATCATTGATCGAAGCTGGCGATACGGCGAAGGCAGCAGAAATATTGGACTGGGTTGAGACTCTCACCAATGATGATCTCGAACTTCCCGAACAGTTGGAAAGCCCACTTCTCTTCCCAGAGATGAGAGCGGAATGGATTGCGAGTTGGGGCGAACCTGCCATACCGCTCCTCTGGAGCCATGCCATGTATTTATCCTTATACAGCGCACTTAATACGTCCTTAGGAAAGGAATAG
- a CDS encoding sugar ABC transporter substrate-binding protein, protein MKSNKRKIWAAGIAGILVASVGLVSNPAIAAPKKVTINFFTFTSVPDHVKDLQAMVAAFEKKNPAIHINVQSASYADYFTKLKTRVAGNQAPDTFELNYENFVTYASAGTLLNFNKISAKDKTFKKSSYYGKAYDVFSANGKQYGVPSSFSTVVLYYNKDLFKAAGVATPNSSWDWSDEAAAAAALKAKLSEGTYADFQPTQFWEFYKVLGQAGGKFLSPDKKKALFNKQPGINALSWLVSKTANGYTPTRAQMGTLDDGAMFKAGKIAMYHTGIWMFDAYKDVPFGWDIVVEPGGVTPGNHFFANAVVASAKTKNPEAAWKWARFMTSDPAAVKIRLAAAWEIPAISNKKALSIYLSKPVPANRAAVFDALKNPITPPVIRQQNEMQDTVNAWLEKALNGTVSVTEALNSAASAVNAILAKE, encoded by the coding sequence ATGAAAAGCAATAAACGAAAGATCTGGGCTGCTGGTATCGCCGGCATTTTGGTCGCGAGTGTTGGGCTAGTCAGTAATCCAGCTATTGCTGCTCCAAAAAAGGTCACAATCAACTTCTTCACGTTCACATCGGTACCTGACCATGTTAAGGATCTTCAAGCCATGGTCGCCGCTTTTGAAAAGAAGAATCCAGCAATCCACATAAATGTCCAATCCGCCAGCTATGCCGATTACTTTACAAAACTAAAGACTCGTGTAGCTGGAAACCAAGCACCAGATACTTTTGAGCTTAATTACGAGAACTTCGTAACATACGCATCAGCTGGGACCCTGCTTAACTTCAATAAGATATCCGCCAAAGATAAGACCTTTAAGAAGAGTTCCTACTATGGCAAGGCATACGACGTATTTTCCGCCAACGGAAAGCAATACGGCGTTCCTTCTTCATTCTCCACGGTTGTGCTCTACTACAACAAGGATCTCTTCAAGGCCGCAGGCGTTGCAACCCCGAATTCAAGTTGGGACTGGAGCGATGAAGCAGCTGCAGCTGCAGCGCTCAAGGCCAAACTGTCAGAAGGGACCTATGCCGATTTTCAGCCAACACAGTTCTGGGAGTTCTACAAAGTCCTCGGACAAGCTGGTGGCAAGTTCCTCAGCCCAGATAAGAAAAAGGCACTTTTCAATAAGCAACCCGGCATCAATGCACTTAGCTGGTTGGTCAGCAAAACTGCGAATGGATACACGCCAACTAGAGCACAAATGGGAACACTTGATGACGGTGCAATGTTCAAGGCGGGCAAGATCGCTATGTACCACACCGGCATCTGGATGTTCGATGCGTATAAAGATGTTCCATTTGGTTGGGACATTGTTGTTGAGCCAGGCGGAGTCACGCCCGGAAACCACTTCTTTGCTAACGCTGTTGTTGCCTCCGCAAAGACCAAAAACCCAGAAGCAGCTTGGAAATGGGCACGATTCATGACCAGTGATCCTGCTGCCGTAAAGATCCGTCTCGCTGCTGCATGGGAAATTCCTGCAATCTCGAACAAGAAGGCACTCTCCATCTACCTCTCAAAGCCCGTACCTGCCAACCGCGCAGCGGTCTTTGATGCTCTGAAAAATCCGATCACTCCTCCAGTAATCCGTCAACAGAATGAGATGCAAGACACGGTGAATGCGTGGCTTGAAAAAGCTCTTAATGGGACGGTTTCAGTCACTGAAGCCTTGAACTCGGCCGCAAGTGCAGTAAACGCAATACTCGCAAAAGAATAG
- a CDS encoding carbohydrate ABC transporter permease, with protein sequence MNRTSMRPKFFTTFFGLLMLFPFFWMISSSLKNSVEAFATPPTLFPKSPTLENYRKVFELLDMPRLFLNSIAVSVIVVFIQILTSALAGYAFARLQFRGKNPIFLIYLATMMIPFQVIIVPLFIEMRQLGLVDSYLGLGLPMIASAFGVFLMRQAMLAIPRELEEAAILDGASHFRLFRSVALPLCIPTIAALTILSSMSVWNSYLWPLLIIFSPEKMTLPLALANLHGENLTDWPMVMAATTLTVLPIAFIYLILQRQIAQSFLTAGLKG encoded by the coding sequence ATGAATAGAACTAGTATGCGACCAAAATTCTTCACCACTTTCTTTGGTCTCCTCATGCTCTTCCCATTTTTCTGGATGATTAGTTCGTCCCTCAAGAATAGCGTTGAAGCCTTTGCAACGCCTCCAACCCTTTTCCCAAAGTCACCAACGCTGGAGAATTACAGAAAGGTCTTTGAGTTACTTGATATGCCAAGACTATTTCTTAATAGCATTGCTGTCTCGGTGATTGTCGTCTTCATTCAGATCTTGACCTCCGCGCTCGCTGGATATGCCTTCGCTCGATTGCAGTTCCGCGGAAAGAACCCAATCTTCTTGATCTATCTCGCTACCATGATGATCCCGTTCCAAGTCATCATCGTTCCATTGTTTATCGAGATGCGTCAACTCGGGTTGGTCGACAGTTATCTTGGACTAGGCCTACCCATGATTGCTTCAGCATTTGGCGTATTTCTCATGCGCCAAGCAATGCTTGCTATTCCCCGTGAACTTGAGGAAGCTGCGATCTTAGACGGAGCAAGCCATTTCAGATTATTTCGCTCAGTTGCACTTCCTCTCTGTATTCCCACCATTGCCGCACTGACAATTCTCTCGTCCATGTCAGTATGGAATTCTTATCTTTGGCCGTTATTGATTATTTTCAGCCCAGAGAAGATGACGCTGCCTCTTGCGTTAGCAAATCTTCACGGTGAAAATCTCACCGATTGGCCCATGGTTATGGCCGCTACAACTCTGACAGTTCTTCCAATCGCCTTTATCTACTTGATACTACAACGACAGATCGCACAAAGTTTTCTTACGGCGGGACTCAAAGGATGA
- a CDS encoding sugar ABC transporter permease has product MIKAKHGRTAALFIAPSFIPLVLFIILPMFAAAVLSFSSWDLLSPPRWIGFANFQELSHNKDFYNALKNTLVFIAGYLPLVYLLGLSAALALDRKFKGSSALRAAYFLPVITSWVIVALLWQWILNPQGGLVNSALATIGITGPGWWTSTSWSMISVIIPSAWKDLGFVMLILLAGLQSIPPEYKEAAAIDGASKRQILFRITLPLLTPASFFVLVISLINNFQVFDQIWVMTRGGPEGSTSVIVQQIVRNSFDYGRMGYASAMSMVLFLIILLITGIQIRLQKRWVNYE; this is encoded by the coding sequence TTGATCAAGGCTAAACACGGCCGCACTGCCGCGCTTTTTATAGCACCCAGCTTCATACCTTTGGTGCTTTTTATTATTCTTCCGATGTTCGCCGCAGCCGTTCTTAGCTTTTCCAGTTGGGATCTACTTTCGCCACCACGCTGGATCGGGTTCGCAAACTTTCAAGAATTGAGCCACAACAAGGATTTCTATAATGCTCTAAAGAACACACTCGTTTTCATTGCGGGCTATTTGCCTCTGGTCTATCTCCTTGGGTTGAGCGCGGCTTTAGCCCTTGATCGCAAATTCAAAGGCTCCTCTGCCCTGAGAGCTGCATATTTTCTCCCCGTAATTACAAGCTGGGTAATTGTGGCGCTGCTATGGCAATGGATCCTCAACCCCCAGGGCGGGTTAGTTAACTCCGCACTGGCCACTATTGGAATAACCGGACCTGGCTGGTGGACCAGCACATCCTGGTCGATGATCTCCGTCATCATTCCTTCAGCCTGGAAAGATCTTGGCTTTGTAATGCTCATTCTCCTTGCGGGCCTGCAATCAATCCCACCGGAGTATAAAGAAGCTGCCGCAATCGATGGAGCGAGTAAGCGTCAGATCCTCTTCCGAATTACTCTCCCCTTACTGACACCAGCCTCCTTCTTTGTATTGGTTATTAGTCTGATCAATAATTTTCAAGTCTTTGATCAGATTTGGGTAATGACGCGAGGTGGACCAGAAGGATCGACATCCGTCATCGTGCAACAAATCGTGAGGAACTCATTTGATTATGGTCGGATGGGGTATGCCTCAGCTATGAGCATGGTGCTCTTCTTGATTATTTTACTTATTACAGGAATACAGATTCGCCTACAGAAACGATGGGTGAATTATGAATAG